GAAGGAGCAGAAGAGGGCGCCGGGGCTGGGCcgaggggtggggggctggctctgtccctggaggaggaggggccagCAGCTGCACCGCATGGACTGAGGGCATTGAGGGCAGCGGTGGGCCTGAACCTAGAGGACCCTCCTCTGGGAGTGGGTGAGAACGGTCCTGGGCAGTGGCCAGGGCCCAGCGTGTGGCCTGGAGCCGAGGGGCCCACACAAGGAGGCCTGGGAGGTGCTCCCACAGCTCTGCAGAGTCTGGGAGGGAGCGCCCCACCAGGGTCTTGGGGCTCAGAACTGTGCAGTGTCGTGGCCTCAACAAGAGGCAGCtgagcactgtttataatagccaggacatggaagcaacctggacgtccactggcagatgaatggataagaaagctatgctacatatacacaatggaatattgctcagctattaaaaaggacgcatttgaagcagttctaatcaggtggatgaaactggaacctattatacagagtgaagtaagttggaaagaaaaacaccaatacagtatattaacacatgtatatggaatttagaaagatggtaatgatgaccctatgtgtgagagcaaaagagacacagaggtaaagaacagacttttggactctgggagaaggcgagagtgggatgatttgagagagagcactgaaacatgtgtatCACCATGTGTGACACAgatcgccagcccaggttcgatgcatgaggcagggcgctcagggccggtgcactgggacgaccctgagggatgggatgggagggaggtggggggttcATGgtggggacacatgtgcacccctggctgattcatgtcagtgtatggcaagaGCCATGACAGtgttgtaaagtgattagcctccaactaaaataaataaataaatttcaaaaaaaaaagggccGACTGAGGGCTGAGGCTGCTGACCGGGAGGCGCCCTCCTTCCCAGCcttggctgcccagctttccccGTGCTCCTCCCGCGCTGAGTGGGTCTGCTGTCCCTCTGTGCCCCTTCCCCAAGCCCCACACTCTGCTCTCCCCAGCTGGTGTCTGACCCGCTGTGATAAATCCAGTGGAAAACGCCTCGTCTCGCCTGGTCCTCTCATCCAGGTTGCCGCCTGCATGCTTCAGGCTTTCTCCGAGGGTGAGGGTGGTGTCTGGCCTCTTCCCTCCCAGGTCTGCATCCTGCGCTTGGGCACGGTCCTGAGTTCGGCTCCTGCTGTATCCTGGTGACACCGAGGCTTTATTCGGGCGCCTTCTGTCTGGAGCCCCAGATCCAGGCCTTGCACTTCCTGGGGGCGTTTCCAGATGTGAGCTCAGCTTGGCCTGGGGCCtgacctcccccctccccaccgcccccgccTCCCGCCTCCGCCTGCCTCCCTTCTGCAGGGCCTGACCCTGCCTTCTCCCCCGGAGCCTCCACGCCCTGCTGGCTGGctcagggtggggcctggggccCTGGCACCTTGGAGGCCCTGCTGTGTGGCCCTGACCGACTGTACGTGCTGCTGCACTGTGTCAGCCAGGCGCGACTCCCTGACCCCCAGTCTCAGCAGCGCCTCGCAGCACCCGGCAACAGGCTGGCGTGCAATACTCGCTTTATTAGTTAGATGACAAATCAGTGACCCAGTATTTTCactctgccttttaaaatgatCACTTTACAGAAATTTGATTTGAAAGTACACCCATTTTGAAAGAGGGACGTACCCATAATTTCTGACGTTAGGCACCTCTCGGGGACATCTGTTCCATCACAGTGGCTGCCATGATAGCTGAGCGGCCGGACTTTCGGAGCCTGGACCTGGCGCAGCGATGGGGTGGTCAGCGCCAGCTCTCCCAGGGCGAGGCCCCTTGGTGGGCTCTACCCACAGTGCTGGCTGAAGGGGCAAAGCATGGACGtggccccccacccccgtgcTGGCGCTCTGTTCCCCTCATCTCTCCCTGTAGATGCTGCAGAGCACCTCCCTCGCAGAGCCGTGGGCCGCCCAGCACTGCCTCCCAGCGCAGCAGGCGGTCCTGCCTGTCTGAGAGGGGTCCCGGGGTGTGTGGGGAGCGTGCCTAGGAGGTGGCGCCCCGGGCCTGGGCTGCCCTCTGCACCACCTTGTGCAGGGCCTCCTTGACCTCCCGGTTCCGCAAACAGTAGATGATGGGGTTGAGCAGGGGCGTGAGCACCGTGTAGACCACGGACACCACCTTGTGGAGGTCAAAGGAGTAGATGGCACGAGGCCGGGCGTAGATGAAGAGGGAGGCGGAGTAGAAGATGACCACCACGGCCAGGTGTGCGGcgcaggtggagaaggccttgTGCCGGCCGGCGGCGGAGGGGACACGCAGCACGGCACCGATGATGGCCGTGTAGGAGGAGACGGTGAGCAGCAGGGGCCCAAGCAGGATGAGCAGCGCCAGGAGGAAGTCCACCAGCTCGGCCAGGGCCACGTTGGAGCACGCCAGGTTCAGCAGGGGCGACACGTCGCAGAAGAAGTGGTTCATGATGTTGGGGCCGCAGTAGCCCAGCCGCGCGATGAAGAAGACCTTCCCCACAGAGATGGTGAAGCCCGAGAGCCAGGAGCCGGCGGCCAGGAGGCTGCAGAGGCCGGGGCTCATGATGGCCGGGTAGCGCAGGGGGCTGCAGATGGCCACGTAACGGTCGTAGGCCATGACACCCAGGAGGGTGCACTCGGTGCAGGCCAGCGCCAGGAAGAAGTACAGCTGAGCCATGCAGCCCGCAAAGGAGATGCGGCGGGACCCGGGGACCACCAGGCTGACCAGCATCTTGGGCACTGTGACGGAGACGTACCACACCT
This genomic interval from Bubalus bubalis isolate 160015118507 breed Murrah chromosome 23, NDDB_SH_1, whole genome shotgun sequence contains the following:
- the LOC102400069 gene encoding olfactory receptor 226-like, which codes for MKAPSAGANRSEVTEFILVGFPGSLGLHACLLALFLLAYLLTVTENLLIIAVVRASPALHKPMYVFLSNLSFLEVWYVSVTVPKMLVSLVVPGSRRISFAGCMAQLYFFLALACTECTLLGVMAYDRYVAICSPLRYPAIMSPGLCSLLAAGSWLSGFTISVGKVFFIARLGYCGPNIMNHFFCDVSPLLNLACSNVALAELVDFLLALLILLGPLLLTVSSYTAIIGAVLRVPSAAGRHKAFSTCAAHLAVVVIFYSASLFIYARPRAIYSFDLHKVVSVVYTVLTPLLNPIIYCLRNREVKEALHKVVQRAAQARGATS